In Phyllopteryx taeniolatus isolate TA_2022b chromosome 22, UOR_Ptae_1.2, whole genome shotgun sequence, one DNA window encodes the following:
- the ppp1r3aa gene encoding uncharacterized protein ppp1r3aa produces the protein MEALSIQLLEEDRVSLGRQERKEEARMEAFSPWGCTTDEEEPEWEPPPVVRRKVSFADAFGLDLVSVKEYDEVNAAEDGEDTVSEAPPLEEFYLSCLFAAPSSEEELERRLETQMVELEKVELLPGTTTLRGSVRVINLCFSKSVYARITLDRWKSYFDLLADYVPGSSDRKTDRFTFRYTVVPPLEKEGTRVELCLRYETSAGTFWANNQEMNYVVFCHQKSPVKQQVQEDNGGLKVKRSCFRANRRVSAQEKESMGTATRAAEVEAASEAEETRAESQWLFSPAECKPLVASLKSRQRAARLAHVKEIFSQSWGQASSCDPMSTLQPSGEFLLKRQRKQVLTYHQIPLITLDWDNDKQQQWVSSNMDNIWSGRAKVTLSKASEENVKGALSVNDIWGTFLNGKGPSPDNESSVCDVWQAFIHGPRYEDNCGVPESEWLQNAASVPPTSEKRQVPANARPATSAASAVGQAPSHASPAHVSSYAEDRQPSETRGGRSRGENRVAATLGECGSAGAVLAPCGSVDSLSECHKHGEERKKGGIQGDEAVATSPRESTTTGMTAEAENAGRDGDRISREDTGGAHNATDDSVAFWDTIGHGAKDAARRGAEDGIIMNCMRAVTSTEEEEVKPQENDASANQTAKSPVESNESRGIKPADEINPNQIGSVESKTEGVASRMRHKDIKLEETFYRSQEFGHLPEEKAALGDRVVLSNCLGDDTSSIIRENHEGLIDPSAKKVDDNLLLTHSQKQGFNPTMENISVELWNQPESSERGQKEQSSVDIVNFPLVVDHNVADTCLRSTESEPIVAEALAVIESRSDGGQIGDDLVRRVHGQTGRDPAGSNQISTEETGQPTRSPARGSGAFLWWSVLYILSHITRIVTCSLLVSGFFVVVVLYEFQAFFVLYMFSMAWWFYKWRSPRGATNKAIVS, from the exons ATGGAGGCTCTGTCCATTCAACTCCTGGAGGAGGACAGGGTGTCTTTAGGAAGGCAGGAACGCAAAGAAGAGGCCAGGATGGAGGCCTTCTCTCCTTGGGGCTGCACAACGGATGAGGAAGAACCCGAATGGGAACCCCCGCCCGTTGTCCGGAGGAAGGTGTCGTTCGCGGACGCGTTCGGCCTTGACCTGGTGTCCGTCAAGGAGTACGACGAGGTCAACGCCGCCGAGGACGGGGAGGACACCGTGAGTGAGGCTCCACCGCTTGAGGAGTTCTACCTGTCGTGTCTCTTTGCGGCACCTTCGTCCGAGGAGGAGCTGGAGAGGCGGTTGGAGACGCAGATGGTGGAGCTGGAGAAAGTGGAGCTCCTCCCGGGAACCACCACACTCCGAGGCAGCGTCCGGGTCATCAACCTCTGCTTCAGCAAATCCGTCTATGCCAGGATCACCCTGGACCGCTGGAAAAGCTACTTTGACCTGCTGGCCGACTACGTACCTGGATCGAGTGATAGGAAAACAGATCGGTTTACGTTCCGGTACACCGTGGTTCCTCCATTGGAGAAAGAGGGGACCAGAGTGGAGCTTTGCCTGCGCTACGAGACGTCGGCGGGAACATTTTGGGCTAACAACCAGGAGATGAACTATGTCGTGTTCTGCCACCAGAAGAGTCCTGTGAAGCAACAAGTGCAGGAGGACAACGGCGGCCTGAAGGTGAAGAGGAGCTGCTTCAGAGCCAACAG GAGGGTGAGCGCACAGGAAAAGGAGAGTATGGGCACAGCGACACGTGCCGCAG AGGTCGAGGCCGCGAGTGAAGCGGAGGAGACGAGGGCAGAGAGTCAGTGGTTATTCTCCCCCGCCGAATGTAAACCTTTG GTGGCGAGCCTAAAAAGCCGGCAGAGAGCGGCGCGCTTGGCGCACGTGAAGGAAATCTTCTCCCAGAGTTGGGGGCAAGCTTCCTCGTGTGACCCCATGAGCACCCTCCAGCCCTCGGGGGAATTCTTGCTTAAACGGCAAAGGAAACAAGTACTCACCTATCACCAAATTCCACTGATTACACTGGACTGGGACAATGATAAGCAGCAGCAGTGGGTGAGCTCGAACATGGACAATATCTGGAGCGGAAGAGCCAAAGTGACCTTGTCAAAGGCATCAGAGGAAAATGTAAAAGGTGCGCTGTCTGTTAATGATATTTGGGGAACCTTTCTTAATGGGAAAGGTCCTAGCCCTGATAACGAAAGCTCTGTATGTGACGTATGGCAAGCGTTTATTCACGGGCCTCGCTACGAGGACAACTGTGGCGTTCCCGAGTCCGAATGGCTGCAGAACGCGGCCTCGGTCCCCCCGACGAGCGAGAAGCGGCAGGTACCCGCGAATGCACGGCCGGCCACCTCGGCGGCCTCAGCTGTCGGTCAGGCGCCGTCACACGCTTCGCCGGCTCACGTTTCCTCATACGCCGAGGATCGCCAGCCCTCGGAGACACGCGGTGGGAGATCGAGAGGTGAAAACCGAGTCGCTGCCACTCTCGGGGAATGCGGTTCTGCGGGGGCAGTGCTCGCGCCCTGTGGCTCTGTTGACAGTTTAAGTGAGTGTCACAAGCACGGAGAAGAACGGAAAAAAGGAGGAATACAAGGAGACGAAGCCGTAGCAACAAGCCCGAGGGAGTCGACGACAACGGGCATGACAGCAGAGGCTGAGAATGCCGGTCGCGACGGTGATAGGATCTCACGGGAAGACACGGGTGGCGCGCACAATGCGACGGATGACTCGGTGGCATTTTGGGACACGATCGGACACGGCGCAAAGGACGCTGCCAGACGAGGAGCCGAGGACGGAATCATAATGAACTGTATGCGTGCTGTCACATCTACGGAAGAGGAGGAAGTCAAGCCTCAGGAAAACGACGCGAGTGCAAATCAAACGGCGAAGAGCCCAGTTGAGTCAAACGAAAGCCGCGGAATAAAACCTGCAGATGAAATCAATCCAAACCAAATAGGAAGTGTGGAATCAAAGACTGAAGGCGTGGCGTCACGTATGCGCCACAAGGACATTAAACTGGAAGAAACTTTTTATCGCAGTCAAGAATTTGGCCACCTTCCCGAGGAAAAGGCCGCGCTTGGTGACCGTGTCGTCTTGTCCAACTGTTTAGGAGATGACACGAGCTCAATCATTAGAGAAAATCACGAAGGCCTCATAGATCCATCAGCAAAAAAGGTCGATGACAATCTTTTATTGACACATTCGCAAAAACAAGGCTTCAACCCCACAATGGAGAACATCTCAGTAGAGCTTTGGAACCAACCTGAGTCATCAGAGAGAGGCCAAAAGGAGCAAAGTAGCGTGGACATAGTGAACTTCCCTTTAGTGGTAGACCATAATGTGGCGGACACCTGTCTAAGGAGCACTGAATCAGAGCCTATTGTGGCGGAAGCCCTCGCCGTGATTGAGTCTAGATCGGATGGAGGACAAATTGGAGACGATTTGGTCAGGAGGGTTCACGGTCAAACTGGCCGTGATCCAGCAGGAAGCAATCAAATCTCCACAGAAGAAACCGGGCAGCCCACCCGCAGTCCCGCCAGGGGGTCCGGCGCGTTCCTGTGGTGGAGCGTGTTGTACATCCTGAGTCACATCACCAGAATCGTCACCTGCAGCCTGCTCGTCTCCGGGttcttcgtcgtcgtcgtcctgtACGAGTTCCAGGCGTTCTTCGTGCTCTACATGTTTTCAATGGCCTGGTGGTTTTACAAGTGGAGGAGCCCTCGGGGGGCAACAAACAAGGCGATCGTCAGCTAG